Proteins found in one Lactiplantibacillus paraplantarum genomic segment:
- a CDS encoding DUF975 family protein: MKRGIIMSRYQLKKEAKDLLNGNFVFFLLLFLPVFVIELIAEGANFKSDNVNVQVVDPSVSSIWGSWDTIGLFSSLLAGFLIVGISYVLVDLFRESQTFSDPLKKSFTIVSRGDYFIGSILISLLSFVWIFLWTFLLLVPGIIKSLAYSQAYYIYRDAIDQQQSISCRDAISKSRALMNGHKWEYFMLQISFIGWGLLIMVTFGIAAIWVQPYYHLTMANYYRHLVATSTEKSRLETAN; encoded by the coding sequence ATGAAGCGAGGAATTATTATGAGCCGTTATCAGTTGAAGAAAGAAGCTAAAGATTTATTAAATGGAAATTTTGTTTTCTTTCTCTTATTATTTTTACCTGTTTTTGTCATTGAATTGATTGCCGAAGGAGCTAATTTCAAGTCTGATAATGTCAATGTTCAAGTAGTGGATCCCTCAGTTAGTTCTATTTGGGGCTCTTGGGATACAATTGGCCTTTTTTCATCATTATTAGCGGGATTTTTAATTGTAGGTATCTCATATGTCTTGGTTGATTTATTCCGGGAATCGCAAACTTTTTCAGATCCCCTAAAAAAATCCTTTACAATTGTTAGCCGTGGGGATTATTTTATTGGCAGTATTTTGATTTCACTATTGTCATTCGTTTGGATTTTTTTATGGACTTTTTTATTACTTGTTCCTGGAATTATTAAAAGCTTAGCTTATTCTCAAGCCTATTATATTTATCGTGATGCTATTGATCAACAACAATCGATAAGTTGTCGTGATGCTATTTCAAAAAGTCGAGCACTAATGAATGGCCATAAGTGGGAATATTTTATGTTACAGATAAGTTTTATTGGCTGGGGATTGCTTATAATGGTCACATTTGGGATTGCAGCCATTTGGGTACAACCATATTATCATTTAACGATGGCTAATTACTATCGACATTTAGTAGCAACGTCAACTGAAAAAAGTCGCTTAGAAACGGCAAACTAG
- a CDS encoding BRCT domain-containing protein has protein sequence MKRTGLQLLAFSNEIVLFTGTLTGYTRSEAQQLVLTAGGRVLNYCSSAVTLLVVGVIDKGLFEPPTTHKLTWALTHEIKIIGEAEFKQLIQNSY, from the coding sequence ATGAAGCGAACAGGGCTGCAACTTTTGGCTTTCAGTAATGAAATTGTTTTATTTACGGGTACCTTAACAGGTTATACACGAAGTGAGGCGCAACAATTAGTGCTTACTGCTGGCGGTCGCGTGCTGAACTACTGTTCATCGGCTGTGACGTTATTGGTGGTTGGGGTAATTGACAAAGGATTGTTTGAACCCCCAACGACGCATAAATTAACTTGGGCCTTGACCCATGAAATTAAAATCATTGGTGAGGCTGAGTTTAAACAATTGATCCAGAATAGTTATTAA